A window of Thermococcus aggregans contains these coding sequences:
- a CDS encoding COG1470 family protein, whose protein sequence is MKKTAFLVVFLFLLSSFPYTNAQPWITVFEGRVKIGETLIVGEYQIKVTLEKREMKPYAIIYENDEIRKIARQGNFTEVGSIRLILGSYDVENGDIFVALQYKPPLMKEFSPKEGASFEIAGYSLEVIEASDESVLLNINGEEIEVKTNSTRIYGNLALEYVRGILKVYHADTEVRKEARKDYEVYCPFTGLKVKAGEQIQIPVEVKNNGNEGLKLQLRVISKPAGWEVKILDEGGRYEINEIFLAPRDSVTLDLLMEVPEDVSGTKSVRFAVGEEVEEISLNVVKEDSIDVIIPLLTIESEAGQKVAFPITLRGEGTVEVSVKEKPMDWNAYFIMNNQRVRSFFLEGEEQVVLFVEVPRSAELGEHQVRFSINGIEKSISVFVYKTHKGEPAKLHVNVKDEEGGFLQKAKIHIGNKTFFTDSYGKATIELKPGIYTATVEKEGYEKAEKDITLEDGEEKTLEITLTKLPYYFELEGSGDTVAVNTGSVGVYKLNVKNLGKNEDTYRLSLLDIPKEWSAEFYYAESPVRSIKLNSGESKEVALKLIPPFNAQPGEYNLTIAVKSSSGLQKKIGLVVKLIGEYRFEMYPETPALSVKAGKEGVTYVSLENAGTASITNIKFEISAPKGWDVKVAPQVIPELKSPYSGEGNMATQPREIRERLAITIKVPETAPAGTYQITITGKGDQAQVSTQIAVRVTQSSSSAYIGILILIAAFGGLILMMRRIGRR, encoded by the coding sequence ATGAAAAAGACGGCTTTTCTCGTAGTTTTTCTATTTTTGCTTTCAAGCTTTCCTTACACAAACGCTCAGCCGTGGATAACGGTGTTTGAGGGGAGAGTGAAAATCGGAGAAACTCTGATTGTGGGGGAGTATCAGATAAAGGTGACCTTGGAAAAGAGGGAAATGAAGCCATACGCTATAATCTACGAAAATGATGAAATCAGGAAAATTGCAAGGCAAGGAAATTTCACCGAAGTTGGCAGCATAAGGCTTATTCTTGGAAGCTATGATGTCGAAAATGGAGATATTTTTGTAGCTCTACAGTATAAACCCCCTTTAATGAAAGAGTTCAGCCCTAAAGAAGGGGCTTCTTTTGAAATTGCTGGATACTCTCTGGAGGTAATTGAAGCGAGTGATGAAAGCGTGCTGCTGAACATAAACGGAGAGGAAATAGAGGTAAAGACGAATTCCACTAGGATATATGGTAATCTTGCGTTAGAATACGTTAGAGGAATTTTGAAGGTTTATCATGCTGATACGGAGGTAAGGAAGGAAGCGAGAAAAGATTATGAGGTGTATTGTCCGTTTACGGGGTTGAAAGTAAAAGCTGGTGAGCAGATTCAAATTCCCGTAGAGGTTAAGAACAACGGTAATGAAGGTTTGAAGCTGCAGTTGAGGGTCATCTCAAAGCCCGCGGGATGGGAAGTTAAAATCCTTGATGAAGGCGGGAGGTATGAGATCAACGAGATTTTCTTAGCCCCTAGGGACTCTGTGACTCTAGACCTTCTTATGGAGGTTCCAGAAGATGTTAGTGGGACAAAGAGCGTTCGCTTTGCGGTTGGTGAAGAGGTCGAAGAGATAAGTCTCAACGTGGTTAAAGAGGATAGTATTGACGTGATTATTCCGCTCCTTACCATAGAAAGTGAAGCTGGCCAAAAAGTTGCTTTTCCGATAACCCTTAGGGGAGAAGGTACTGTAGAGGTGAGTGTAAAAGAGAAGCCCATGGATTGGAATGCATACTTCATTATGAACAATCAGAGGGTTAGGTCATTTTTCTTAGAGGGAGAGGAACAAGTCGTCCTTTTTGTGGAAGTTCCGAGGAGTGCTGAGCTTGGCGAACATCAGGTAAGGTTCTCAATAAATGGAATAGAAAAGAGCATAAGCGTTTTTGTTTACAAAACTCACAAAGGAGAACCCGCAAAACTGCACGTAAACGTTAAGGATGAAGAGGGTGGCTTTTTACAAAAAGCGAAGATTCACATTGGAAATAAAACCTTCTTCACTGACAGCTATGGAAAAGCTACAATAGAGCTTAAGCCCGGCATATATACAGCTACTGTAGAAAAAGAAGGCTATGAAAAAGCTGAGAAAGATATCACGCTTGAAGATGGGGAAGAAAAGACTCTCGAGATAACTCTAACGAAGCTTCCTTATTATTTTGAGCTTGAGGGAAGCGGCGATACAGTAGCCGTCAACACTGGATCGGTAGGGGTCTATAAGCTAAATGTAAAGAATTTAGGAAAAAATGAGGACACGTACCGGCTTTCTCTTTTAGACATTCCAAAGGAATGGTCAGCTGAATTTTACTATGCGGAAAGTCCCGTGAGAAGTATAAAACTCAATTCAGGGGAATCAAAGGAGGTTGCTCTAAAATTAATCCCACCTTTCAACGCCCAGCCGGGGGAATATAACCTAACGATTGCCGTCAAAAGCTCTTCCGGGCTGCAGAAAAAGATAGGCCTCGTAGTAAAGCTTATCGGGGAATACAGATTCGAGATGTATCCCGAAACCCCTGCCCTGAGCGTTAAGGCAGGTAAAGAAGGAGTCACTTATGTCTCTCTTGAAAACGCTGGAACCGCTTCAATAACGAACATAAAATTTGAAATAAGCGCTCCCAAAGGGTGGGACGTTAAAGTTGCCCCCCAAGTGATTCCAGAACTCAAATCGCCCTATTCTGGGGAAGGCAACATGGCAACACAACCAAGGGAAATAAGAGAACGTCTGGCCATTACGATAAAAGTCCCAGAAACAGCCCCTGCTGGAACGTATCAAATAACCATTACTGGAAAAGGAGACCAAGCGCAAGTTAGTACTCAAATTGCTGTTAGGGTAACACAGAGCTCAAGCTCTGCTTACATTGGAATACTAATCCTAATCGCGGCATTTGGGGGACTTATCTTAATGATGAGGCGCATAGGAAGGAGGTAG
- a CDS encoding ABC transporter ATP-binding protein — MKAIEVENLTKSYNNFKAVDKLSFEVNSGEIFGFLGPNGAGKTTTILSMLGLIIPDKGTVRILGSDVFREPIKVKEKIGFLPENATLYEELTAWRNLEFFANFYSFSKSEKEKRIEELLKLVGLWEVRYRKVKTFSKGMKQRLLLAQALINDPEVLILDEPTSGLDPEGAYLVKSIVREERKKGKTVFFSSHILSEVEELSDRVGIIVKGKLRALGTLEEIRKGFMELEGYAIKVETKQKLPQIELPEAIRIEKLSENKAIIFAKEDIREQLSELLAKKGATIVSLEVEEPSLEDVFLRTVYKRRD; from the coding sequence ATGAAGGCCATAGAAGTTGAGAATTTGACCAAAAGCTACAATAACTTCAAGGCAGTTGATAAATTGAGCTTTGAAGTTAACAGTGGGGAAATCTTTGGATTTTTAGGGCCGAATGGTGCTGGAAAAACGACTACTATCTTGAGCATGCTTGGGCTTATAATCCCTGATAAGGGGACCGTGAGAATACTTGGAAGCGATGTTTTCAGGGAACCGATAAAAGTCAAGGAGAAGATTGGTTTCTTGCCGGAGAATGCAACCCTTTATGAAGAGCTAACCGCATGGAGAAACCTGGAGTTCTTTGCCAACTTTTACAGCTTTTCCAAATCAGAAAAAGAAAAACGCATTGAGGAACTTTTAAAGCTCGTTGGACTGTGGGAGGTAAGATACAGAAAAGTTAAAACCTTCTCGAAGGGCATGAAACAGCGCCTCTTACTTGCTCAAGCATTGATAAATGACCCAGAAGTTTTAATCCTTGATGAACCTACGAGTGGCCTCGATCCCGAGGGGGCTTATCTCGTAAAGAGCATCGTTAGGGAAGAACGCAAAAAAGGAAAGACAGTGTTTTTCTCATCCCACATACTTAGCGAGGTGGAAGAGCTCAGCGATAGGGTGGGCATAATAGTCAAAGGGAAGCTCAGAGCATTGGGGACACTAGAAGAAATAAGGAAGGGGTTTATGGAGCTTGAGGGATATGCGATAAAGGTCGAGACAAAGCAGAAGCTTCCGCAAATCGAGCTGCCCGAAGCTATAAGGATAGAAAAGTTGAGTGAGAATAAGGCCATCATATTTGCGAAAGAAGACATAAGGGAACAGCTATCGGAGCTTCTTGCAAAGAAGGGAGCAACTATTGTAAGCCTTGAAGTTGAAGAGCCCAGTTTGGAGGATGTTTTCTTAAGGACTGTTTACAAGAGGAGGGACTGA
- a CDS encoding ABC transporter permease, translated as MKAVNVAVKDFEVNVRTRKFQIMVALFVVLSLGMIYSSKKLGVSADLYKTPFQMFFLSGFSNAFNYSISLMGVLLGATAISGEKERGTLKVMVSKPVYRDQILLGKLLGGVLTLGLSLVLFYVITVAFALVLGVPITKKDLSMFLVTFPFSLLYGVGFLSLGLLMSTFIGKSKNATVMAVFVFIFFSFLLSAIAGVVAFAIVGLPPIPNLPENAANLTEEQLEEIIIKDPAYQQWLSEIVATTEKILYFSPNYHYGEIIRILFGGKPQINEVVSSLAYESNVVEERSIAESLGMVWENVLILVILAIFPFSVSYTKFARMEIR; from the coding sequence GTGAAGGCTGTGAACGTTGCGGTGAAAGATTTCGAAGTCAATGTTAGAACAAGAAAATTCCAGATAATGGTGGCACTCTTTGTGGTGCTCTCTCTGGGGATGATATACAGTTCAAAGAAACTTGGAGTAAGTGCGGATTTATATAAAACGCCCTTCCAAATGTTTTTCCTTTCGGGCTTTTCCAATGCCTTCAATTACTCAATATCCTTGATGGGTGTTCTTTTGGGGGCTACCGCAATAAGTGGGGAGAAAGAAAGGGGAACCTTAAAGGTTATGGTCTCAAAGCCAGTGTACAGGGATCAGATACTCCTTGGGAAGCTTTTAGGGGGAGTTCTAACTCTCGGCTTATCCTTGGTGCTGTTCTATGTAATAACAGTGGCATTTGCGCTAGTTTTGGGTGTCCCGATTACTAAAAAAGATTTGTCAATGTTTTTGGTGACGTTTCCTTTCAGCTTGCTCTATGGAGTTGGCTTTCTAAGCTTGGGGCTTCTGATGTCAACCTTCATAGGTAAATCTAAAAACGCTACTGTGATGGCGGTTTTTGTGTTTATATTCTTCAGCTTTTTGCTTTCAGCAATTGCTGGTGTAGTGGCATTTGCTATCGTTGGGCTTCCCCCTATTCCCAATCTTCCTGAAAACGCAGCAAACCTAACTGAGGAGCAACTTGAAGAGATTATTATCAAAGATCCGGCTTACCAGCAGTGGTTGAGTGAAATAGTGGCAACTACTGAGAAAATACTCTATTTCTCTCCAAATTACCATTATGGAGAAATCATTAGGATACTCTTTGGTGGAAAACCCCAAATAAATGAGGTGGTTTCTTCATTAGCTTACGAAAGCAACGTGGTCGAGGAACGAAGCATAGCCGAGAGTTTAGGCATGGTTTGGGAAAACGTTCTGATACTGGTTATACTCGCCATTTTTCCCTTCTCCGTGTCATATACAAAATTTGCCAGGATGGAGATTAGATAG
- a CDS encoding YbjQ family protein gives MEEFLLSTTENVPGYRVVKVLGIARGATVRAKHLGKDILAGLRNIAGGEVKEYTEMLAEAREVALQRMIQHAKEMGANGIIGVRFMTSAVASGAAEIFAYGTAVILEKE, from the coding sequence ATGGAAGAATTTCTTCTTTCTACAACTGAGAATGTTCCGGGATATAGAGTAGTTAAAGTCCTTGGAATCGCAAGGGGAGCAACTGTTAGGGCAAAACACTTAGGAAAAGATATACTGGCCGGTTTAAGAAACATTGCAGGTGGAGAAGTTAAGGAATATACCGAGATGCTTGCGGAGGCTAGGGAGGTAGCACTCCAGAGGATGATTCAGCATGCAAAGGAAATGGGAGCCAACGGCATCATTGGAGTTAGGTTTATGACTTCAGCAGTTGCCTCCGGGGCAGCAGAGATTTTCGCCTATGGTACTGCCGTGATATTGGAAAAAGAGTGA
- the moaC gene encoding cyclic pyranopterin monophosphate synthase MoaC — protein MELTHVDEKGVKMIEIGHKDVVFRKAVAKGRIRLKPETIKLIREGKTKKGNVIATAQIAGILAVKRTWELIPLCHPIPLTGVDISFEFGEDYIEATCEVRAYYKTGVEMEALTGVTVALLTIWDMVKAVEKDEKGQYPFTRIEDIKVVEKLKE, from the coding sequence ATGGAACTAACACATGTAGATGAAAAAGGCGTGAAGATGATCGAAATAGGACACAAGGACGTAGTTTTCAGAAAAGCCGTTGCAAAGGGTAGGATAAGACTAAAACCCGAGACAATAAAACTTATTCGAGAAGGAAAGACAAAAAAAGGCAATGTAATTGCCACCGCACAGATAGCCGGCATCTTGGCAGTAAAAAGAACCTGGGAGCTAATCCCCCTCTGCCACCCGATACCGCTTACAGGCGTTGACATTTCATTTGAATTTGGGGAGGATTACATTGAAGCAACATGTGAAGTGAGGGCTTATTACAAAACCGGCGTTGAGATGGAAGCGCTAACTGGCGTCACTGTTGCTCTTCTCACGATATGGGACATGGTCAAAGCTGTGGAAAAAGATGAAAAAGGGCAATATCCCTTCACGAGGATTGAGGATATTAAGGTAGTTGAGAAATTAAAAGAGTAG
- a CDS encoding MutS-related protein — protein MKLNSEAKEIYKNIRNEIKKRIQLRESLAYVDRFSPTSNREEILRRQRYLKETLPKIEPELKYILSKIKPIRFRKDYLHDRLLVVSEEELEKAKALGICDVSLEPEEGYDLILSTTGYGLDVELSISEIAPELYIMPLWENQETLKALAEIGKLLGASSVAEDILRELKKFEGVAKRRELIDNLDEIIRREEQRLNSKIEEKLKEFSLTLSGKELLEFLKELKEGNYQAIFTHFSQVENEILEEIRKSEERLAELLNVDAEVFSRENLYPVEVSGEVIEFLRAELEKETKVESYLISREILRKIRHLLPRLKEELQRAYELEFLRAVKEFTEGFVFPEISTGGIGFIKGRHLFIENPQPVSYVVGDIVNLDGTKGERIVILTGANSGGKTSLLELIAQIAILAHMGLPVPAEKAWVEPLDELFFFKRKRSSYGAGAFETALKSFARSLTKEGKKLILIDEFEAITEPGAAVKIIGELLKIAYEKGFYVVVVSHLGEDLRRELPFARVDGIEAQGLDENLNLIVDRQPKFGKLGKSTPELIVERLAKKKRGKEKEIFERVLNRFKGQCHS, from the coding sequence ATGAAGCTCAACAGTGAAGCAAAGGAAATTTACAAGAATATAAGAAATGAGATAAAAAAGAGAATCCAGCTCAGAGAGAGCTTGGCATATGTTGACAGATTTTCACCAACAAGCAACAGAGAGGAAATACTAAGGAGACAGAGGTATTTGAAGGAAACTCTTCCGAAAATTGAACCAGAACTCAAGTACATTCTCTCAAAAATAAAGCCCATAAGATTTAGAAAAGACTACCTCCACGACAGGCTTCTTGTGGTTAGCGAAGAAGAGCTTGAGAAAGCAAAAGCCCTTGGTATTTGCGACGTCTCTCTAGAGCCCGAAGAAGGTTACGACTTAATACTAAGCACGACTGGTTATGGGCTGGACGTAGAGCTTTCTATCAGCGAGATAGCCCCAGAGCTTTACATAATGCCCCTGTGGGAAAACCAAGAAACTCTCAAAGCCTTGGCTGAGATAGGAAAGCTTTTGGGCGCTTCTTCTGTTGCAGAGGACATTTTAAGGGAACTGAAAAAGTTTGAAGGAGTCGCAAAAAGGAGAGAGCTCATAGATAACCTTGATGAGATAATCCGGAGAGAAGAGCAGAGGCTAAATTCAAAAATCGAAGAAAAACTAAAAGAGTTCAGCTTAACCCTGAGCGGAAAGGAGCTCTTAGAATTCTTAAAGGAACTAAAGGAAGGAAACTATCAGGCAATATTCACACATTTTTCACAGGTTGAGAATGAAATCCTGGAGGAAATACGAAAAAGCGAGGAACGTTTGGCTGAATTACTTAACGTTGATGCAGAGGTATTCTCAAGGGAAAATCTGTATCCAGTGGAGGTTTCTGGGGAAGTTATTGAATTTCTGAGGGCAGAGCTTGAAAAAGAAACGAAAGTCGAGAGCTATTTAATAAGCCGGGAAATTTTGAGAAAGATAAGGCATCTGCTTCCGAGGCTCAAAGAAGAGCTCCAGAGGGCTTACGAGCTGGAATTTCTGAGGGCTGTAAAGGAGTTTACCGAAGGCTTTGTCTTTCCAGAGATTAGCACCGGTGGAATTGGCTTCATAAAAGGAAGGCATTTGTTTATAGAGAATCCCCAGCCAGTCAGCTACGTTGTTGGGGATATTGTGAACCTTGACGGCACGAAAGGAGAAAGAATTGTCATTCTTACAGGAGCAAACAGCGGTGGTAAAACTTCCCTGCTTGAGCTTATCGCCCAAATAGCCATCCTCGCCCATATGGGCCTTCCCGTCCCAGCAGAAAAAGCTTGGGTTGAGCCTCTGGATGAGCTGTTCTTCTTTAAGAGAAAGCGCTCTTCCTACGGAGCCGGAGCCTTTGAAACCGCTTTAAAATCCTTTGCCCGTTCCCTCACAAAAGAGGGCAAAAAGCTGATCCTCATAGACGAGTTTGAGGCAATAACAGAGCCAGGTGCTGCTGTAAAGATAATTGGAGAGCTCCTGAAGATAGCATACGAGAAGGGCTTTTATGTTGTGGTTGTCTCGCACCTGGGGGAGGACTTAAGAAGGGAGCTCCCATTCGCGAGAGTTGACGGGATAGAGGCTCAAGGACTAGATGAGAACCTCAACTTAATAGTAGACAGACAGCCCAAGTTTGGAAAACTTGGAAAAAGCACTCCAGAGCTTATTGTGGAGAGGCTTGCAAAGAAAAAGCGCGGAAAGGAGAAAGAAATTTTTGAGAGAGTCTTAAATAGATTTAAGGGACAATGCCACAGCTAA
- a CDS encoding Kae1-associated kinase Bud32, whose amino-acid sequence MKLIKQGAEAKIYLASFEELYFPFNEEKVIIKHRIPKRYRIKEIDEKLRKERTVREARILHRAKEFGVNVPYVYEVDLKDMKIVMEYIEGERLKEYLEAISMEERLKLCREIGKQMGKLHEAGIVHGDLTTSNMILRGGKIYFIDFGLAEFDSSLEAQGVDLHLLRRAMESTHYKWFEKGFEEVLNGYEEIRGSEKRKEVEAKLDEIESRGRYRERSWVKG is encoded by the coding sequence ATGAAGCTGATAAAGCAGGGAGCAGAGGCGAAGATATATCTCGCGAGCTTTGAAGAACTGTACTTCCCATTTAATGAGGAAAAGGTTATCATAAAGCATCGCATCCCAAAGCGCTACCGTATAAAGGAGATCGATGAAAAGCTTAGAAAAGAGAGAACAGTCAGAGAAGCAAGAATTCTCCACAGGGCAAAGGAGTTCGGCGTTAACGTTCCTTATGTGTATGAAGTTGACCTAAAAGATATGAAGATAGTCATGGAGTACATCGAGGGCGAGAGACTTAAGGAATACCTCGAGGCAATCTCCATGGAGGAAAGGTTGAAGCTCTGCAGAGAAATCGGCAAGCAGATGGGCAAGCTCCATGAGGCCGGAATAGTGCATGGTGACTTGACAACATCAAATATGATTCTCAGAGGGGGCAAAATCTACTTCATTGACTTTGGCCTTGCTGAATTCGATTCATCCCTTGAGGCTCAAGGCGTTGACCTCCATCTCCTCAGGAGGGCCATGGAGAGCACGCACTACAAGTGGTTCGAGAAAGGGTTTGAAGAGGTTTTAAATGGCTATGAGGAGATTAGAGGCTCTGAGAAGAGGAAAGAAGTTGAAGCAAAGTTAGACGAAATCGAGAGCCGCGGCAGATACAGGGAGAGGAGCTGGGTTAAAGGCTAA
- a CDS encoding YigZ family protein: MTRYFGGTKLGYGGLIKAYSETASEALEKAGIIEIVKKEHIEIVFPYNLYNVIEKAIEKFEAEVLERDFSVEVRFVVGIIPEQKDEFVNYVIEVTKGRAKIREFLDWEKRIGKKRG; encoded by the coding sequence GTGACGAGGTATTTTGGCGGAACTAAGCTTGGATATGGAGGATTAATAAAGGCATACAGCGAAACAGCAAGCGAAGCCCTTGAAAAGGCAGGAATAATTGAAATCGTCAAAAAAGAGCATATTGAAATTGTTTTCCCGTACAACCTCTACAATGTGATTGAAAAGGCCATTGAAAAATTTGAAGCGGAGGTTCTTGAGAGGGATTTTAGTGTCGAAGTCAGGTTTGTAGTTGGTATCATACCGGAACAAAAGGATGAGTTTGTAAACTATGTCATTGAAGTGACCAAGGGGAGAGCAAAAATAAGGGAATTCTTGGACTGGGAGAAGAGAATTGGCAAGAAAAGAGGTTAA
- a CDS encoding YigZ family protein codes for MEGYKTIRGFGKVEKLYVDSLFIGYAIPVNSEKEAKEFIKKVKEAHADATHNVSAYRVREGNTLLSYYDDDGEPRGSAGKPVF; via the coding sequence ATGGAAGGCTACAAAACAATCAGAGGCTTTGGAAAAGTTGAGAAACTCTATGTGGACTCACTTTTCATAGGCTATGCAATTCCAGTAAACTCAGAAAAAGAGGCTAAAGAGTTCATTAAGAAGGTTAAAGAAGCACATGCAGATGCAACACACAACGTTTCTGCCTATAGGGTGAGGGAAGGAAATACTCTTCTAAGCTATTACGATGACGACGGAGAGCCAAGGGGGAGTGCCGGAAAGCCGGTTTTTTAA
- the thsB gene encoding thermosome subunit beta, with amino-acid sequence MVGQGGQPVVILPEGTQRYVGRDAQRLNILAARVIAETVRTTLGPKGMDKMLVDSLGDIVITNDGATILEQIDVQHPAAKMIIEIAKTQDKEAGDGTTSAVVIAGELLAKAEELLDQNIHPSIIIKGYTLAAEKAQEIIDSIAIPVEPDNEEILTKIASTSITGKNAESHKELLAKLAVDAVKQVAEKVNGKYVVDIDNIKLEKKEGGSVRDTQLIKGVVIDKERVHPRMPKKVENAKIALINDALEVKKTETDAKINITSPDQLYAFLEQEEKMLEEMVEQVAATGANVLFCQKGIDDLAQHYLAKHGILAVRRVKKSDMEKLAKATGAKIVTNVKDLTSDDLGYAELVEERKVAGENMIFVEGCKNPKAVTILIRGGTEHVVDEVERALEDAIKVVKDVMEDGAILPGGGATEIELAIRLDEYAKQVGGKEQLAVEAFADALKVIPKTLAENAGLDTIDVLVKAISEHKNKGRAIGVDVFAGEPADMLERGVIEPARVKRQAIKSAGEVAIMILRIDDVIAAKLSKGEGKGGDGEMGGGMGGMPNMM; translated from the coding sequence ATGGTAGGACAAGGAGGACAACCGGTTGTTATTCTTCCAGAGGGCACTCAAAGATACGTTGGAAGAGATGCCCAAAGATTGAACATTTTGGCTGCTAGAGTTATAGCAGAAACCGTAAGGACTACTCTTGGTCCAAAAGGTATGGACAAAATGCTTGTCGACAGCCTTGGAGACATAGTAATCACAAACGACGGTGCAACAATTTTGGAACAAATCGATGTTCAGCATCCAGCTGCCAAAATGATTATTGAAATCGCAAAGACCCAAGACAAGGAAGCTGGAGATGGAACTACATCAGCAGTTGTTATCGCAGGTGAGCTTTTGGCAAAGGCTGAGGAGCTCTTAGACCAGAACATACACCCAAGCATAATCATTAAGGGTTACACCCTTGCAGCTGAGAAGGCCCAAGAAATAATCGACAGCATTGCAATCCCAGTAGAGCCAGACAACGAAGAGATTCTCACAAAAATAGCATCAACTTCAATAACTGGTAAAAACGCGGAAAGCCACAAAGAGCTTTTGGCAAAGCTTGCCGTTGATGCAGTTAAGCAGGTTGCTGAGAAAGTTAATGGCAAATATGTTGTTGATATTGATAACATCAAGCTTGAGAAGAAGGAGGGTGGAAGCGTAAGAGACACCCAGCTCATCAAGGGTGTTGTCATCGATAAAGAAAGAGTCCACCCAAGGATGCCAAAGAAAGTTGAAAACGCAAAAATAGCCCTCATAAACGATGCTCTTGAAGTTAAGAAGACTGAAACAGACGCAAAGATAAACATTACAAGCCCTGACCAGCTCTATGCATTTCTTGAGCAAGAAGAGAAGATGCTCGAGGAGATGGTGGAGCAAGTAGCTGCAACCGGTGCAAACGTTCTCTTCTGCCAGAAGGGTATTGATGACCTTGCTCAACACTACTTGGCAAAGCACGGCATTTTAGCAGTTAGAAGAGTCAAGAAGAGCGACATGGAGAAGCTCGCCAAGGCCACAGGTGCAAAGATCGTCACAAACGTCAAAGACCTAACAAGCGATGATCTCGGATATGCCGAGCTTGTTGAGGAGAGGAAGGTTGCTGGCGAGAACATGATCTTTGTCGAGGGCTGTAAGAATCCAAAGGCAGTGACAATCCTCATCAGGGGTGGAACAGAGCACGTGGTTGATGAGGTTGAGAGAGCCTTAGAGGATGCAATCAAAGTCGTTAAAGACGTCATGGAAGATGGTGCAATTTTACCAGGTGGAGGAGCAACCGAAATTGAGCTTGCAATTAGGCTTGACGAATATGCGAAGCAAGTGGGTGGAAAAGAACAGCTTGCAGTTGAGGCCTTTGCCGACGCATTGAAAGTCATTCCAAAGACCCTCGCAGAAAATGCTGGTCTTGACACAATAGATGTTCTTGTGAAAGCCATCAGTGAGCACAAGAACAAAGGAAGAGCAATTGGTGTAGACGTCTTTGCGGGAGAGCCAGCTGATATGCTTGAGAGGGGCGTAATTGAACCAGCAAGAGTTAAGAGGCAAGCAATAAAGAGTGCAGGTGAAGTTGCAATAATGATACTCAGGATTGACGACGTCATAGCAGCAAAACTCTCAAAAGGCGAAGGAAAAGGCGGAGACGGAGAAATGGGCGGCGGAATGGGTGGAATGCCCAACATGATGTGA
- a CDS encoding sodium ion-translocating decarboxylase subunit beta, whose product MGLEQAILDFFANIGLFHLTVGNVIMILVGFILIYLAIRYEMEPLLLLPIGISAVLVNLPLTGILSADPHHPGLFYLIKHYLIDTEVVPLLIFFGLGAMTDFGPMIADPKTALLGAAAQIGVFIAMLTAVALGFNLQEAASIGIIGGADGPTTIYLTTKLAPHLLGATAVAAYSYMSLVPIIQPPVIKALTTPEERKIRMEQLRPVSKREKIIFPIASMIIIGLLVPSAAPLVGMLMIGNLFRESGVVERLSKAAREELMNIVTIFLGLGVGSTMQAESFLTVSTIKILLLGVVAFASATAGGVLLGKLMMKLSGGRINPMIGAAGVSAVPMSARVVQKIAAKEDPGNFILMHAMGPNVAGVIGTAVVAGVLLSVLG is encoded by the coding sequence ATGGGGCTTGAACAGGCAATACTTGACTTTTTCGCTAACATAGGTCTCTTCCATTTAACGGTAGGAAACGTAATAATGATACTTGTCGGGTTTATCCTAATATACCTAGCTATAAGGTATGAGATGGAGCCTCTGCTGCTGCTCCCAATTGGAATAAGTGCGGTGCTAGTAAACCTCCCGTTGACTGGCATTTTAAGCGCTGACCCACACCACCCAGGGCTGTTTTACCTAATAAAGCACTATCTCATTGACACGGAAGTCGTTCCATTGTTAATCTTCTTTGGTCTCGGTGCAATGACGGACTTTGGCCCAATGATTGCTGATCCAAAGACTGCTTTGCTTGGTGCTGCTGCACAGATTGGTGTTTTCATTGCAATGCTTACTGCAGTTGCATTGGGCTTTAACCTTCAAGAAGCGGCTTCTATCGGTATCATAGGCGGTGCCGATGGTCCAACGACAATCTATTTGACTACCAAGCTCGCTCCTCATTTGCTCGGCGCAACTGCCGTCGCCGCTTACTCTTACATGAGCCTTGTTCCAATAATTCAGCCCCCTGTTATTAAGGCTTTAACGACTCCAGAAGAGAGGAAAATCAGAATGGAGCAACTAAGACCTGTTTCAAAGAGGGAAAAGATAATCTTCCCAATAGCCTCAATGATAATCATTGGGCTTCTTGTGCCTTCAGCAGCCCCGTTAGTTGGAATGCTCATGATTGGAAACCTCTTCAGAGAGAGTGGAGTTGTTGAAAGGCTCAGCAAAGCTGCCAGAGAAGAGCTCATGAACATTGTTACAATCTTCCTTGGTCTCGGTGTTGGATCAACAATGCAAGCAGAGAGCTTCTTAACCGTAAGCACAATAAAGATTCTCCTCCTTGGTGTCGTTGCTTTTGCTTCAGCCACAGCTGGTGGAGTGCTATTGGGCAAGCTCATGATGAAGCTCAGCGGTGGAAGGATAAACCCAATGATCGGTGCTGCTGGAGTTTCGGCAGTTCCAATGAGTGCCAGAGTTGTCCAAAAGATTGCTGCAAAAGAAGATCCCGGGAACTTTATATTAATGCACGCAATGGGTCCAAACGTCGCTGGTGTTATTGGAACAGCTGTAGTCGCTGGAGTTCTCCTCTCAGTACTTGGCTGA